The following are encoded together in the Acaryochloris thomasi RCC1774 genome:
- a CDS encoding tetratricopeptide repeat protein, producing MSETATPEALFDQALERYQAGESPETLIPVFKEICDRAKKNSPAWTCLSWLYLLADKPKSAYKAAQKAVKLNPEDPQARVNLSIAMLENDQKGVRAHVEIVQQLAMIPELRTELEESFADGLKRKPDWPSLQRVQSWVFN from the coding sequence ATGAGTGAAACCGCAACACCCGAAGCTCTATTCGATCAGGCTCTAGAGCGATATCAGGCTGGGGAATCACCTGAAACGTTGATCCCTGTATTTAAAGAGATTTGCGATCGCGCCAAAAAGAACAGTCCCGCCTGGACCTGTCTCTCCTGGCTCTATCTGCTTGCCGATAAGCCCAAATCAGCCTACAAAGCTGCCCAGAAAGCTGTCAAGCTCAATCCTGAAGATCCGCAGGCGCGCGTCAATCTTTCCATTGCCATGCTCGAAAACGATCAGAAAGGCGTGCGTGCTCACGTCGAGATCGTGCAGCAGCTTGCCATGATTCCCGAGCTGAGAACAGAGCTTGAAGAAAGCTTTGCCGATGGTCTAAAGCGCAAGCCTGACTGGCCGAGTCTGCAGCGCGTCCAATCCTGGGTGTTTAATTAG
- the rcbX gene encoding RuBisCO chaperone RbcX gives MEINRIAKETTKVMISYLTYQAVRTVINQLGETNKPLGFWLHNFSTSERIKDGEAYLKDLLEEHQELAFRIMTVREHLAEEVTEYLPEMVCTGIKQANIETRCRHLERMTQVSSSAPEANDSNQPTEDDEPDDIPAE, from the coding sequence ATGGAAATCAATCGCATTGCCAAAGAGACAACCAAGGTGATGATTAGTTATCTCACCTACCAGGCAGTTCGCACCGTTATCAATCAACTCGGTGAGACCAATAAGCCCTTGGGGTTTTGGCTGCACAATTTTTCTACTTCAGAGCGCATTAAAGATGGCGAAGCCTACTTGAAAGACCTCTTAGAGGAACATCAAGAGCTCGCCTTTCGGATAATGACAGTTCGAGAACATTTAGCGGAGGAAGTGACCGAGTATTTGCCCGAGATGGTTTGTACCGGCATTAAGCAGGCGAATATTGAGACCCGCTGTCGCCACCTAGAGCGGATGACTCAGGTTTCTAGTTCTGCGCCTGAAGCTAACGATTCAAATCAACCGACTGAGGATGATGAACCCGACGATATACCTGCCGAGTAG
- a CDS encoding HesB/IscA family protein, with protein MTQATATQTQEKGILMTDTALKHVLELREKQGKDLCLRVGVRGGGCSGMSYTMDFEDPNNIQESDQVFDYDEGFKVVSDPKSMLYIYGLVLDYSEDLIGGGFQFTNPNATQTCGCGTSFSA; from the coding sequence ATGACGCAAGCGACAGCTACACAGACTCAGGAAAAAGGCATTTTGATGACTGATACTGCGCTCAAGCACGTGCTAGAACTGCGCGAGAAGCAGGGTAAAGATCTGTGCCTACGAGTGGGTGTTAGAGGCGGCGGCTGCTCTGGAATGTCCTACACCATGGACTTTGAAGACCCCAACAATATTCAAGAGTCTGATCAGGTGTTTGACTACGACGAAGGTTTCAAGGTCGTATCTGACCCTAAAAGCATGCTCTATATCTACGGTCTTGTGCTTGACTATAGTGAAGACCTAATTGGCGGTGGCTTTCAGTTCACCAACCCCAATGCCACCCAAACCTGTGGGTGTGGGACATCGTTCTCTGCTTAA
- a CDS encoding ribulose bisphosphate carboxylase small subunit, producing the protein MKTLPKERRFENLSYLPPLTDQQIARQLQYIIDNGFFPAIEFNEDSEPTQFYWTMWKLPLFSARNADEVLREVQECRSAYPDCYIRVVGFDNIKQCQVQSFIVHKPGSGSSYRY; encoded by the coding sequence ATGAAGACTTTACCTAAAGAGCGCCGTTTCGAGAATCTGTCTTATCTGCCCCCGTTGACGGATCAGCAGATTGCTCGTCAGCTACAGTACATCATTGATAACGGGTTCTTCCCGGCGATCGAGTTCAACGAAGATTCTGAGCCTACCCAGTTTTACTGGACAATGTGGAAGCTTCCTCTTTTCAGCGCTAGGAATGCTGATGAGGTTCTTCGTGAAGTGCAAGAGTGCCGCTCTGCTTACCCTGATTGCTATATCCGGGTTGTTGGCTTTGACAACATTAAGCAGTGCCAAGTTCAGAGTTTCATCGTTCACAAGCCTGGCAGTGGCAGCAGCTACCGCTACTAA
- a CDS encoding GNAT family N-acetyltransferase encodes MPLRIFIRRPTTEDCSALLSLHRRSRDFCAPWIVPLLTEADCMAYINRCQREDVEGSLICCATTQQIVGVANLSQIFYGPFQNAYLGYYAGVDFAGKGLMTEGIRLVIDHAFKKLRLHRVEANIQTGNTASINLVKRLNFTKEGFSERYLKVNGKWRDHERWALTVENWDMTL; translated from the coding sequence GTGCCACTCCGTATTTTTATTCGACGACCAACTACCGAAGATTGCTCAGCGTTACTGTCTCTCCACCGTAGAAGTCGAGACTTCTGTGCTCCGTGGATTGTACCGCTGTTGACTGAAGCGGACTGCATGGCTTACATCAACCGCTGTCAACGAGAAGATGTTGAGGGTTCACTGATTTGTTGTGCGACAACTCAACAAATTGTTGGGGTTGCCAATCTTAGCCAAATTTTCTACGGTCCCTTTCAGAATGCCTATCTTGGCTACTATGCCGGTGTCGATTTTGCTGGCAAAGGGCTGATGACAGAGGGAATACGGCTCGTCATCGATCATGCATTTAAGAAGCTGAGGCTACATCGAGTTGAAGCGAATATCCAGACCGGAAACACGGCTTCAATCAACTTGGTCAAGCGACTGAATTTTACGAAAGAGGGCTTTTCTGAAAGATATCTGAAGGTCAATGGCAAATGGCGCGATCATGAACGCTGGGCCTTGACGGTGGAAAACTGGGATATGACTCTATGA
- a CDS encoding HAD family hydrolase, whose product MKNVDLVIFDCDGVLVDSERITNTVFAEMLNELGLSLTLEDMFEQFVGHSMSYCLELSEKLLQRPVPNNFEKEFHERSAIAYQTSLQPVPGIVDLLQGLEIPYCVASNSTHQEMQVTLGITQLLNYFEGKRFSVADVARGKPYPDVYLYAAKQMSVVPNRCVVIEDTAIGVRAAVSAGMRVFGYAKLTPAHQLEEEGAISFTDMQRFIELLSNLSLS is encoded by the coding sequence ATGAAGAATGTTGACCTTGTAATCTTTGACTGTGATGGTGTGCTCGTTGATAGCGAACGCATTACCAATACAGTATTCGCTGAAATGCTCAATGAGCTGGGCCTTTCCCTTACGTTAGAGGATATGTTTGAGCAGTTTGTAGGACATTCGATGTCCTATTGTCTTGAGCTATCAGAAAAGCTATTGCAGCGACCCGTGCCGAATAACTTTGAAAAGGAATTTCATGAGAGAAGTGCGATCGCATACCAAACCTCACTCCAGCCCGTTCCCGGCATTGTGGATCTATTGCAGGGGTTAGAAATCCCCTACTGTGTGGCTTCTAACTCAACCCATCAAGAGATGCAGGTCACTCTCGGAATCACACAGCTGCTCAACTACTTCGAGGGCAAACGCTTTAGCGTTGCCGATGTAGCCCGAGGCAAGCCATACCCCGATGTATATCTATACGCCGCTAAACAGATGAGTGTTGTTCCTAATCGATGTGTCGTCATAGAAGATACTGCAATTGGTGTCAGAGCTGCGGTTAGTGCTGGGATGCGAGTCTTTGGCTATGCAAAGCTAACACCTGCTCATCAGTTAGAAGAGGAAGGTGCGATCTCGTTTACAGATATGCAGCGATTTATAGAGCTGCTCAGCAACCTATCCTTATCCTGA
- a CDS encoding shikimate kinase produces MTSTSLNLKNVNVYLIGMMGAGKSTTGQLLAQKLGYQLFDSDTLITQLADTSINQIFAEQGEDAFRKLETQVLSELSAYTRLVVATGGGIVTQPSNWSHLQQGLVVWLDVPLEHLWKRIQVDASRPLLQTERPYETLEQLMQQRRHLYAQADVHTVIKPDWSTEQVADQIIEGISKVIKVEDT; encoded by the coding sequence GTGACCTCAACCTCCCTTAACCTTAAAAACGTCAACGTTTACCTCATCGGCATGATGGGGGCAGGGAAATCGACTACCGGTCAGCTTTTGGCGCAGAAATTAGGCTATCAGCTCTTCGATTCTGATACCTTAATTACCCAGCTTGCAGACACCTCTATCAATCAGATTTTTGCCGAGCAAGGAGAGGATGCATTCCGTAAGCTAGAGACGCAGGTCTTGAGTGAGCTATCAGCCTATACCCGCCTAGTCGTTGCCACCGGAGGCGGCATCGTCACACAGCCGAGCAACTGGAGCCATCTACAGCAGGGACTCGTGGTGTGGCTTGATGTCCCTTTAGAGCACCTATGGAAGCGGATTCAAGTGGATGCCTCTCGTCCCCTGTTGCAAACAGAACGGCCCTACGAGACCCTCGAACAGCTTATGCAGCAGCGCCGCCATCTCTACGCCCAAGCCGATGTTCACACCGTGATCAAGCCAGACTGGAGCACGGAACAAGTCGCTGACCAAATTATTGAAGGCATTTCAAAGGTCATCAAGGTGGAAGACACCTAG
- the dapB gene encoding 4-hydroxy-tetrahydrodipicolinate reductase, with translation MTVNKLPIPVVVNGAAGKMGREVIEAVAAADDMTLYGAIDRNPEVFGLDAGELIGGEALQVTITNEMEPLLAAASQEKEPGVMVDFTHPSSVYTNVRAAIAYGIRPVVGTTGLSPKQLQDLAEFADKASTGCLVIPNFSIGMVLLQQAAVQASQYFEHVEIIELHHNQKADAPSGTALKTAELLAEMGKTYNPPSVEEKEHLQGARGSLAEENIRIHSIRLPGLIAHQEVIFGAEGQVYTLRHDTSDRKCYMPGVLLSIRKVLQLQTLIYGLEKIL, from the coding sequence ATGACGGTAAATAAATTGCCAATCCCAGTAGTTGTGAATGGGGCTGCAGGCAAGATGGGACGTGAGGTTATCGAAGCTGTGGCGGCGGCGGATGATATGACGCTATATGGTGCGATTGACCGCAATCCTGAAGTTTTTGGTTTGGATGCAGGGGAGCTAATCGGCGGCGAAGCGCTACAGGTTACGATCACCAACGAAATGGAGCCTTTGCTAGCGGCAGCTTCCCAGGAAAAAGAGCCGGGGGTGATGGTGGATTTTACCCATCCGAGTTCGGTGTATACAAATGTAAGAGCTGCGATCGCATACGGCATCCGTCCCGTCGTCGGTACCACTGGGCTCAGCCCCAAGCAGCTTCAAGACCTTGCTGAATTTGCAGACAAAGCCAGCACTGGATGCTTAGTAATTCCTAACTTTTCCATTGGAATGGTGCTGCTTCAGCAGGCGGCAGTGCAGGCCTCTCAGTACTTTGAGCATGTAGAGATTATTGAGCTGCACCATAATCAAAAGGCCGATGCCCCCAGCGGTACGGCGCTCAAAACGGCTGAACTGTTGGCGGAAATGGGTAAGACGTATAATCCGCCTTCTGTCGAAGAAAAGGAGCATCTCCAGGGCGCTAGAGGCAGTCTCGCGGAGGAGAATATTCGTATACATAGTATACGGCTGCCAGGGCTGATCGCCCATCAAGAGGTGATTTTCGGGGCCGAAGGGCAAGTTTATACGTTGAGGCACGATACGAGCGATCGCAAGTGCTACATGCCCGGTGTTTTGCTCTCAATCCGAAAAGTTCTTCAGCTTCAGACCCTCATCTACGGCCTAGAAAAAATCCTCTAG
- a CDS encoding form I ribulose bisphosphate carboxylase large subunit, protein MVYSQTQTSSSGGYKAGVQDYRLTYYTPDYTPKDTDILAAFRMTPQPGVPPEEAGAAVAAESSTGTWTTVWTDLLTDLDRYKGRCYDIESVPNEDNQYICYIAYPLDLFEEGSVTNVLTSIVGNVFGFKALKALRLEDLRMPVAYLKTFQGPPHGIQVERDKINKYGRPLLGCTIKPKLGLSAKNYGRAVYECLRGGLDFTKDDENINSAPFQRWRDRFLFVADAIKKSQAETGEVKGHYLNVTAPTCEQMLQRAEFAKELEMPIVMHDFLTAGFTANTTLSHWCRDNGLLLHIHRAMHAVIDRQKNHGIHFRVLAKCLRMSGGDHIHTGTVVGKLEGEKGITMGFVDLLRENYIEQDRSRGIYFTQDWASMPGVMAVASGGIHVWHMPALVEIFGDDSVLQFGGGTLGHPWGNAPGATANRVALEACIQARNEGRDMMREGADVIREACKWSPDLAAACELWKEIKFEYDAVDTI, encoded by the coding sequence ATGGTATATTCACAAACTCAAACTTCTTCGTCGGGTGGTTACAAGGCCGGTGTACAGGATTACCGACTGACGTATTACACGCCGGATTATACGCCAAAGGATACAGATATCTTGGCCGCGTTCCGGATGACACCCCAGCCCGGTGTGCCTCCTGAAGAGGCCGGTGCTGCGGTTGCCGCTGAGTCTTCAACAGGTACTTGGACGACAGTTTGGACTGACCTCCTCACTGACCTAGACCGCTACAAGGGTCGTTGCTACGACATCGAATCCGTTCCTAACGAAGATAACCAGTACATTTGCTACATTGCTTATCCTCTCGATCTGTTTGAAGAGGGTTCGGTTACTAACGTTCTGACCTCCATCGTCGGTAACGTGTTTGGTTTTAAGGCACTTAAAGCGCTTCGCCTAGAAGACCTGCGTATGCCAGTTGCTTACCTGAAGACATTCCAGGGTCCGCCTCACGGAATTCAGGTTGAGCGTGACAAAATTAACAAGTATGGTCGTCCGCTACTTGGCTGTACCATTAAGCCCAAGCTAGGCCTCTCCGCTAAGAACTACGGTCGTGCGGTTTACGAATGTCTTCGTGGGGGTCTTGACTTCACGAAAGATGACGAGAACATCAACTCTGCTCCGTTCCAGAGATGGCGCGATCGCTTCTTGTTCGTTGCTGATGCGATTAAGAAGTCCCAGGCTGAGACAGGCGAAGTTAAGGGTCACTACCTCAACGTCACGGCTCCGACCTGTGAGCAAATGCTCCAGCGGGCTGAGTTCGCGAAAGAACTCGAAATGCCGATTGTTATGCATGACTTCCTGACTGCGGGATTCACTGCTAACACCACTCTGTCTCACTGGTGTCGTGATAACGGCCTGTTGCTTCACATTCACCGTGCCATGCACGCGGTTATTGACCGCCAGAAGAACCACGGTATTCACTTCCGTGTGCTCGCCAAGTGCCTCAGAATGTCTGGTGGTGACCACATTCACACCGGTACGGTTGTGGGTAAGCTCGAAGGTGAGAAAGGCATCACCATGGGCTTTGTTGACCTATTGCGTGAAAACTACATTGAGCAAGACCGCTCTCGTGGTATCTACTTCACCCAAGACTGGGCTTCTATGCCAGGTGTAATGGCTGTGGCTTCCGGTGGTATTCACGTGTGGCACATGCCTGCTCTCGTTGAAATCTTCGGCGATGACTCTGTCCTCCAGTTTGGTGGTGGTACTTTGGGTCACCCTTGGGGTAATGCTCCGGGTGCAACGGCTAACCGTGTTGCCCTAGAAGCTTGTATCCAGGCTCGTAACGAAGGCCGTGACATGATGCGCGAGGGTGCTGATGTCATCCGTGAAGCTTGTAAGTGGTCTCCTGATCTGGCTGCTGCTTGCGAACTATGGAAGGAAATCAAGTTTGAGTACGACGCTGTCGATACCATCTAA
- a CDS encoding GumC family protein yields METAAKTNEELFDADSQGDRPISSLLVVNPLNAQVEILSSDNLLQKVLERDPELEKISDVHKYRNFFDVDLIENSNVFSISAKGLTPEVVLQRAQIVTQTYQEHLSDLRSADVASRQAFYQADLKQASRDLSDAEHELARYRKAAGLVDTQRQAEAIISLISDLKKIQELALLEANRDASQSQVLSSRLNLLTQATIPVSESDSAEDTEYQLVLQELTVVTTELREKRTELTESHPYIKALRSKRDNLRQQLEQYKVQAFAQNTAAPLTGIGVEGQKEITEQITLLENSASSKRKQAQNIELRISLLEANLRSLPRQQSRLDTLKRRLNVSKRTFNELISQVERSRADALQSYPNVQLLNTPTLNPIPTSNRFWIAVHSLFAAGFGSLILLLILERRNPLLRPQDLAETSFPVATRIPKLQQSSSAAETLLPLSGGEAAFLKMAYGLLIQEIPNRCLMVTSAISGEGKTTIALHLAKALEALGLKVLVVHIDTSASVESETPPPPLESRFSHSVQRRGSSRCQIDETKPEGMQVGHLEFSGRSEFEAEVERIMDSQRYDFVILDTPPVQSGSTATLISMVVDNVLLVVRPGKSTRFSVQDTLQLLTPAHLNLVGLAINDPGYFGLSNRKGWEENFAISNANVAPIKVAA; encoded by the coding sequence ATGGAGACGGCAGCAAAGACGAACGAAGAGCTTTTTGATGCTGATTCTCAAGGGGATCGCCCTATCTCTTCATTACTCGTCGTTAACCCTCTCAATGCTCAAGTTGAAATACTATCTAGCGACAACCTACTTCAGAAAGTATTAGAGCGAGATCCTGAGCTTGAGAAAATCTCTGATGTACACAAATACAGAAATTTTTTTGATGTTGATTTAATTGAGAATTCAAATGTATTTTCAATCAGCGCGAAAGGATTGACGCCAGAGGTTGTCTTGCAAAGAGCCCAGATTGTCACACAAACCTATCAAGAGCATCTGAGCGATCTTCGCAGCGCAGATGTTGCGAGCAGACAAGCCTTTTATCAAGCCGATCTTAAACAGGCCAGTCGAGATCTGTCGGATGCAGAACATGAGCTAGCACGCTATCGCAAAGCTGCGGGCTTAGTGGACACTCAAAGGCAAGCAGAAGCCATTATTTCCCTCATTTCTGATCTCAAAAAAATTCAAGAACTGGCACTACTTGAGGCCAACAGAGATGCGAGCCAGAGCCAGGTATTGTCAAGCCGCCTAAACCTCTTGACTCAAGCAACCATTCCAGTTTCAGAGTCAGATTCAGCAGAAGATACCGAATATCAACTGGTTCTTCAGGAGTTGACAGTCGTCACCACCGAGCTCAGAGAAAAGCGGACCGAGTTAACAGAAAGCCATCCCTATATCAAAGCTTTGCGGTCTAAGCGCGACAACTTAAGACAACAGCTAGAGCAGTATAAAGTTCAGGCTTTTGCTCAGAATACAGCCGCGCCTCTAACAGGTATAGGAGTAGAGGGACAAAAAGAAATTACCGAGCAAATTACGCTTTTAGAAAACAGCGCCAGCAGCAAACGAAAACAGGCTCAAAACATTGAATTACGCATTAGCTTGCTCGAAGCTAATCTGAGGTCTCTCCCTCGCCAGCAGTCACGTTTAGATACTTTAAAGCGCAGGTTAAACGTGAGTAAAAGAACCTTCAACGAATTAATTTCTCAGGTAGAAAGAAGCCGAGCCGATGCACTGCAAAGCTATCCCAATGTTCAACTCTTAAACACCCCAACGCTCAACCCAATTCCCACCTCTAACCGATTCTGGATTGCTGTTCATTCGCTTTTCGCAGCAGGTTTTGGCAGTCTCATTCTTTTGTTGATATTAGAGCGACGTAATCCTCTTCTAAGGCCCCAAGATTTAGCAGAGACCTCTTTCCCAGTGGCAACGCGAATTCCCAAACTTCAGCAGTCCAGCAGCGCCGCCGAGACACTGCTACCTCTCAGTGGCGGGGAAGCTGCTTTTTTGAAAATGGCCTATGGTCTTCTCATTCAAGAAATTCCTAACCGTTGCCTCATGGTCACCAGCGCCATCTCAGGAGAAGGCAAAACAACCATTGCCCTCCATTTAGCAAAGGCATTAGAGGCTTTAGGTCTTAAGGTACTGGTTGTGCATATAGATACTTCGGCAAGCGTAGAATCAGAGACGCCCCCCCCACCGCTGGAGTCCAGATTCAGTCATTCAGTTCAGCGTCGGGGTTCTTCAAGATGTCAGATCGATGAAACTAAGCCAGAGGGGATGCAGGTAGGGCACCTTGAATTTTCAGGTCGATCTGAATTTGAGGCAGAAGTCGAAAGGATTATGGACTCTCAGCGCTATGATTTCGTGATTCTCGATACGCCTCCTGTCCAGTCAGGGAGTACAGCAACCTTGATATCTATGGTGGTTGACAATGTACTGCTGGTTGTTCGCCCAGGGAAAAGCACCCGTTTCTCCGTTCAAGATACGCTGCAGCTTCTGACACCTGCTCATCTGAACTTGGTGGGCTTAGCCATTAATGACCCGGGTTATTTTGGTCTATCTAATCGTAAGGGCTGGGAAGAAAATTTTGCAATTTCCAATGCTAATGTTGCTCCGATTAAGGTCGCGGCCTAG